The proteins below are encoded in one region of Hordeum vulgare subsp. vulgare chromosome 3H, MorexV3_pseudomolecules_assembly, whole genome shotgun sequence:
- the LOC123440667 gene encoding putative F-box/LRR-repeat protein 23 produces MADPPASPSGDGGIREERDVFVPVADISRIVGKIILPNGKVDEEAVRELVSDFSTRRASCESDRCKRAKREAMTADDLLSEMAKQGFQDHIEPLKAWLHKYRLELPCTMEAEPNPLPVSDDVRDWSELPLDVLSAIFMKLGTIEILMGAGLVCRSWLVTAKSPELWRFVDMTRHKLVFSKAENVLCKMAKVAIDRSDGQMESFWAQKFVTSELLNYIASRCNSLKSIRLIGAYYFWDNGNVVIKLAAKCPMLEELEYSDQKQPWSFFTGIGAARPELKRLRVHLPWFDSDSILREMRMEQWSGDDEDEEEEEEEEESDEAWEARHNEEAFAIAESLHELRLLQMAGYGLTNKGVYAILEGCPHLEFLDLRECLHIEVNAELRARCANIRHVRLPGGGPYVRCPELQTIEADGGEVIEMDDLYEMEIRSQRNELAMDNTADNDDYYGENCCWDDYSLPSSPDSPALPMYSMDDPTYYWEL; encoded by the exons ATGGCCGACCCACCGGCGAGCCCCTCCGGCGACggcggcatcagggaggagcgggACGTCTTCGTGCCCGTCGCCGATATCAGCCGCATCGTGGGGAAGATCATCCTGCCAAACGGGAAggtcgacgaggaggccgtgcggGAGCTGGTCTCCGACTTCAGCACCCGCCG GGCGAGCTGCGAGAGCGACAGATGCAAGAGGGCGAAGCGGGAGGCCATGACGGCCGATGACCTGCTGTCCGAGATGGCGAAGCAGGGGTTTCAGGACCACATCGAACCCCTCAAGGCCTGGCTGCACAAGTACAGATTG GAGTTACCTTGCACAATGGAGGCGGAGCCAAACCCCTTGCCCGTGTCTGATGATGTCAGGGATTGGTCTGAGCTCCCACTCGATGTGCTTTCTGCAATCTTCATGAAACTTGGGACCATTGAGATTCTTATGGGTGCGGGACTTGTGTGCCGCTCATGGCTGGTGACAGCCAAGTCCCCTGAGTTGTGGCGTTTTGTGGACATGACGCGACACAAGCTGGTTTTCTCAAAGGCAGAAAATGTCTTGTGCAAAATGGCAAAGGTGGCTATAGATCGCTCTGATGGACAGATGGAATCTTTCTGGGCTCAAAAGTTTGTCACTAGCGAACTCCTGAATTACATTGCAAGCAG ATGCAACTCATTGAAGAGCATTCGGCTCATCGGTGCCTATTACTTTTGGGATAATGGGAACGTAGTAATTAAGCTTGCAGCTAAATGCCCAATGCTAGAAGAGTTAGAGTACTCTGATCAGAAGCAGCCATGGTCCTTTTTCACGGGGATCGGCGCAGCACGCCCAGAGCTGAAACGTCTAAGAGTCCATTTGCCTTGGTTCGACTCAGATTCAATATTGCGTGAGATGAGGATGGAACAATGGAGCGGCGATgacgaagacgaggaggaggaggaggaggaggaggagtctgatGAGGCCTGGGAGGCGAGACACAACGAGGAGGCCTTCGCCATAGCAGAGAGCTTGCATGAGTTGCGGCTCCTTCAGATGGCAGGCTACGGCCTGACCAACAAAGGGGTATACGCCATCCTTGAAGGCTGCCCCCACCTCGAGTTCCTCGACCTCAGAGAATGCCTCCACATCGAAGTCAACGCTGAACTCCGAGCTCGCTGTGCCAATATCAGGCATGTCCGGCTGCCAGGAGGGGGGCCCTATGTTCGGTGCCCAGAACTCCAGACCATCGAGGCGGATGGGGGTGAAGTGATCGAGATGGATGATCTCTATGAAATGGAGATTCGCTCTCAGCGCAACGAGCTAGCGATGGACAATACGGCGGACAATGATGACTACTACGGCGAGAACTGCTGCTGGGATGACTACTCGCTCCCCTCGTCCCCTGACTCGCCTGCCTTGCCGATGTACTCAATGGATGATCCCACATACTACTGGGAGCTGTAA